AGCACCCGCGATCCGCGCGCAGCAATAGCACCCGCGATCCGCGTGTGGTCGTGCCTCCCGCGATCCGCGTACGGCAATAGCACCCGCGATCCGCGTGCGATGATAACTCCCGCGATCCGCGCGCGGCAATAGCACCCGCGATCCGCGTACGGGCGTGCCTCCCGCGATCCGCGCGCGGCAATCGCACCCGCGATCCGCGTACGGGCGTGCCTCCCGCGATCCGCGCGCGGCAATCGCACCCGCGATCCGCGTACGGTCGTGTCTCCCGCGATCCGCGTGCGGCAATCGCTCCCGCGATCCGCGTACGGTCGTGCCTCCCGCGAGCCGCGTGCGGCAATAGCACCCGCGATCCGCGTACGGCAATCGCACCCGCGATCCGCGTACGGTCGTGCCTCCCGCGAGCCGCGTGCGGCAATAGCACCCGCGATCCGCGCGCGGCAATCGCACCCGCGATCCGCGTACGGTCGTGCCTCCCGCGATCCGCGTGCGGCAATAGCTCCCGCAATCCGCGCGCGGCAATCGCACCCGCGATCCGCATACGGCAATAGCTCCCGCGATCCGCGCGCGGCAATAGCTCCCGCGATCCACATGTGGTTATGCTGAAATGGCTCCCACATGTGATGATCACTCCCACGTGTGATAACAACTCCCACAATCCATGTatggtaattattttttatttctaatttggTTCAGCTTGTTCTCTTGGAGAAAACGGTATTATTTTGACCATCTGCCATTCTGCCTCACTGCAGGAATGTCAAATGCAACACCTCCCtcacagcccttccctcccccacACTTTTGTCCCCAGCCAGTAGCAccacaggttttgtttttaatccaaaattgacagctctgtatttttcacagaaaatgccTTTACAGGCTAAGTCACACTTTCcacctttttaaaatgtgctatTTCCCCTCAGTTGGTTGTCTCAAAGAACCAATCTGGTACAGTATGGGCTGTCTTTGAGATGCAAAcgcagggctgcaggcaggcgGCCTCACacttggggctgtgctgctttcagTCACCCAAACAGAGCTGCTCAAGCAAAAAGACAGGTTACACCTCACCTTGGAAGTGCAGCAGAGAGCCAGGGTGAGTCTTTGTCCTCAGCCACCTAGGGCTGATCCTGCTTCCACACTGACCCATGGCCATGTCCCCACCCGTCCTGCAAGGACAGTGCCCTACTCACCTATGCTCGAGGGACATCAGCCTCAGCCAAGgccctggctgtgctttggGGCATTTTGTGCACGCTTGAGATTTACCTGGGCTAGGAAAGGTGAAGGGAGGATTAAATAGCCACGGCCTGTCCAGACACAGCTGAGAATGGAGTCATTTGTTGCACTGGAAGTAGGTCTGTGTTGCAAAACACAACCATCCCTTAGGAGTTGAGAGGGGGTGCCACCAGTGCCCACCTTTGGAGTGGGCTCAGAATGTCCttgtgctctccctgcctggctgcgAGGCTGTTCCTCCCTCCTACCTGTAATAAAAAACTTGTGTTTACACTTCGGGAGAGAATTGCAACAtggtttaaaaatactgtttcctgCGGGAGCTGATGAAACAGTGTTCCCCCAGGAAATGCCTTGGGACAGGtccagccctcagcagcagggTAGGGTGGGTcccttgcagcagctgcaccGCGTTTTGGTCATTAGTGTCTCATTTAATGACCATGTGCTCACCTGTTCCCCTtcagccagcctgggcaggcCTGGCCTCTAGGGAATAACCAACAGGTGACTCCACTAAACAACAAAGCATAACCCTGCATACCCACAGCCCCCCGAGACCCTTCCCCAGTGGTGGCCATAAGCCACCAGTAAAACAAGGGTACCTGTTATGTAGTGGAAGAAATTGTGATTCTTTAGGATTTTTCCAGAGGTTAAGGCACCTTCCAGGGAGAGTTGTGTGCCAGTCCTCATGCTGGGAATCCCAAGAGAAGCTGGGAAGAGGCGAAGGGAGGGGCAGTGCTGTGCCACGCACTTACTCCGAGGTACACAGGCTCTTCTGTCCTGACCTGGGTTTTCCCTGCctgttctgttttccaggctgcctCACCACAAGTGCAAGTGTTGACCTCACTGTCACCATCGGCGTCGAGCTGGCAGAGCCGCCCTCGCTGCCACGTGCCTCCAGGAGCAGGGTCTCGGGGAAGCTCCGCCGCTCCACCAGTGCCCTCAGCAAGGCGTCCAGCTGAGGTcctggagcacagagctgcGGCCAGGGCACCTGAGCACAGATCAGAACAGGCAGTTCTGGGTGAACATGTCTTGAAGGGGCCAGGCAAAGGGTTTGCTCTGTGTACCGGCCTTTCCCCAGTCTGGACAGATACAGCTGGGGACTgggtgtcacctgtgtcaccatcaCCACTGCACTGGCACCAAGTGAGCGCGGGCCCCAagcccctggctgcaggtgcCACAGTCAGAGGTTGTGAACCAGCACTGAAACCAGTTATTTAACGTACCCTTAGAGTATTGCTGTAGTCGTTCCAGGCAGCACTTACCTGTGCATAAGGGAATTTTTTCTAAACAGAGGTTTTCCCATGACTAGCCAGGTAGCAGATGTTCCCTGCTGGAGCACATGTGGATGAGGGAGGAGCTCTCCAGTCGGTGCTGTCCCGCTGCGGGAGCGCCGTGGCCGTTCCGTGGTGTGTGCCATGGCTGTGCACTGGAACTGCTCcctagagaaacaaaaataagcaaatccttttagaagagaaaaagccaTGCTTTTGCCATGaccccttcccagcacagtgtAAAGAACTGGGCAACCCCTCACCTTGTCCCAGCAGGCTGTGACGTCTCTAGGCAGAGGACAACACAGCTAAAAGCTTGTGAGGAGTCAGGGTGTCCTCCCGGCACCTGCTGTAGTGAGCAGAGCTCGTGTTGGCAGTAGCTGATGTGTTTCGGTCTACACATGTTGTAGGTTAATGGGGTGAAAATTTTTATAGTTAAATCCCTAGTATTTTAAAGCAAGAGAAATCTGAGATCTAGCAGCCACagagccctgtcctgctgctgcttggttGCTCCTGGCACCCAACGCACACCTCCCAGTGGAATGGGAGTTGCTTTAAGCGAAGGGATTGTGTTTTTTGGGAAATGCCCCGTTGGGCCCCCACTTGTTTTTGCACTTACACTTGGTGTTATGGCTGTCTGTCCACCTGAGTGCCAGCACCTGGCCAGGGGCCACTGTGGGGCACGTTCCCGCCATGACCAGTGATGCCGAGGTAGCCCTTGGGTTCTGCTGCGTGCTCTGTGCCTGAGGGGCAGCACCTCAGCCCTGGTGCCCGACAGGAACTCACCtggtgcagctgctgaggagcttCCGTTGCTGAGGGCTTGGACAGCTGGTTTGATTTTCTGCCTCACAGTTGGGTTTTGCTTTCTATTGATTTTCTGTCAGTGAAGGAACCTAGAATATAAAACatggattttaatttatttcactttcagGGCCAGACAGCCTTGCCTGTCCACTAGCTACTTATCCAATAGCTGGTCTGAAACAATTTCAAAGGCATCCTTCTGAGTAAGGAGCCCTTTCTCCTTAGAGCAATATGTATCTCTAATTCAGGGAAGAATTAAAACAAtgatgaaagtaattttttcctgatgtcaAAAACTAGTAATTTGTATAAACTCCGCTGTGGTTTTGCACCCTGAACTGGATGACAAAGCCACTCTGTTACCCCTCACCAAGTTAATAAATCCCTGCTCACAATAAAATTTCTGCCCAGAGCAATAAAAAGTGGTACCTGTGTGGTGTGTACGGCAGCAGGCGGGAGGCGCCGGGGCTGAAACTCTGGTGATGCCGGTGGTGCTGCCTGGGCCTGGCTGCTGCGGCTGCCTGGGTGTGCAGGCTGGCTCACAGGGGGCAGGGACTGTCCCTGCTGGACGCAGGTTCTGTCCCTCTCTGCTGGGGCCGCAGCTGCAGGAACGGCTGCCGGGTGCGCAGCTGGCAGCGGCGTTCCCAGACTGGAGCGCTCTTGAGGAGTTCACGCTGTGACTGACACGGGGCACCCACAGTCGCGCCCCGCGGGCCCTTGCAGGGTGGCACCTCCTGCCAGCCGGGCCCTGCCCAAGGCACCAAGCACAGTGACGGACCCTTGCGGCCCCCAGAAGCCACTGTCCATAACCTGCTTCCCTGCGATGCCTCATGGCCCAACCACCCGCATCGGCATTAAAAACAAGAGGTTTCTAATGGCGATTTTCTACTCGAGAGACATTCCTTAAGCAAATGCAGGGGGCTGCACTCAGCCATGATGACGTCTGAAAAGACACCTGGAAATCTCCCTTCCTCTGCGGAAGAGCCACAGCAAAGGCCGCTCCTAAATTGCTTTCAGGTGCTCTAGCCAGAAATAGTTAATCCAGATGGCTCCAGACAAAGCTCCCTTTGCAGAAGTAACTGCACACACTAATGAGTGTTGGGAACCCAGCTTCCAACTACCTTTCCAGGGAGGATCCCTTCCCCaggcccagcagcaccaccaccaccctggtGTGGATTTGGAGAGCGGGGGggccagctgctctgcagaccAGGGGTCACTGCTCAGGGACTGCGCTGGCAGCGCTCTGAGCCAGGCGGTGCCCCTcaccagggctggcacagccatgTGTCCCCGCTCTCCCGGCAGCAGGCGGGCGCCGGGCAGGCTCCGGCCGGAGCGCCAAGGGCACGCGGCTCCCGCACAGCTcggtgcccagcacagcttggTACTGGCACCCATGGGGGCAGGGGGCAGCGAGGCCCCGGCAGACAGGACACAGCCCCGGCCACGGGGCTGCAGTGGTGCTGGTGaagccagcctgggacaggaaCACGCGCCCAAGGCACCCCTGCCcctccagctgtggcagcaggcaCACAAACGGCATTAAGAATCATTTACTTAATTAAATAATATACAGACTAGGTTATACTTACCATGGAGTCCCAGAATGGATTGTGTTGGAAAggaacttaaagatcatctcattccacgcttgccaagggcagggacgcgttccactatcccaggttgctccaagcccagtccaACCTGCCCTGGAACACCTCTAGGGATAggccagccacagcttctctgggcaacctgtgccagggcctcactacCCTTCCAGCCAAGAATTTCCTCCCAGTATCCCTTCTAATTATACCTTCCTTCAgctttagaaacattttttacaaGCATTTGTATAGGTATTACCTTATTCCTATACCTATTAATATGCTCTCTATAACTAAACAGAATACATTAGGTATCTCATGTTCTATATATTATATGCTACAGTAT
The window above is part of the Corvus moneduloides isolate bCorMon1 chromosome 3, bCorMon1.pri, whole genome shotgun sequence genome. Proteins encoded here:
- the LOC116441938 gene encoding uncharacterized protein LOC116441938 isoform X4, which gives rise to MRIAGAIAARGLRELLPHADRGRHDRTRIAGAIAARGSRVLLPHAARGRHDRTRIAGAIAVRGSRVLLPHAARGRHDRTRIAGAIAARGSRETRPYADRGRHDRTRIAGAIAVRGSRVLLPHADRGRYCRTRIVGDTTVRGSRERLPRADRGRHARTRIAGGPAPGQRDRTRIAGIIIGRGRHYRMRIVGGIAVHGS